One Aquarana catesbeiana isolate 2022-GZ linkage group LG11, ASM4218655v1, whole genome shotgun sequence genomic window carries:
- the VPS51 gene encoding vacuolar protein sorting-associated protein 51 homolog: protein MAATGSMDEEDMGKKRKAHGMLKLYYGITEEGKSGERLLDPTDIDGVHFNPDMYLTKLRKESSLAELMDIEADMVRQIRALDSDMQTLVYENYNKFISATDTIRKMKNDFKKMEDEMDGLAANMAVITEFSASISSTLQERHQHITKLSGVHTLLRKLQFLFELPARLKKCIEMGAFAQAVSYHTKAKSVLQQYQHMPSFHGIQTDCQAIMAGLAHTLRQRFRDPSSSPQDLSECIELLLSLEEPAHLLCDEFLAHGRGRLAAHLSDLEGASDILEFVDQGCGGFISDTCLLAASYQSLFCKEAGSTAQMAERKLTTFLDELSEGYFQIVEKRLREEKSPGDNSLLVRALDRFHRRLQAPSKLVPGCSFNRRGTEIVVKAAQERLAQYLQALKEFFQGCITDVRQALAAPRVPGKEAPALGELLAMLSGSVLNQIKSVLASVHLFTAKDVAFSDKPYFKGEFCSQGVREGLIVAFIKSVCQTARHFCDSPGEKSANTPPLLLLLLSRLCLDYETSTISYILTLTDEQFLGQDHSPVTPVSTLCLIARSTAQTLLNQYVKSQGLVVSQMLRKSVETRDWVTTIEPRNVRAVMKRVVEDITSVDVQVGLLYEEGVRKAHSSDSSKRTFSVYSSSRLQGRYAQSYTPSAPLDTSLLSNIQKLFSERIDIFSTVQFNKVSILTGIIKISLKTFLECVRLRTFGRFGLQQIQVDCHYLQLYLWRFVSDENLVHCLLDEVVCSAAHRCLDPAPMEQSVIEVICERG, encoded by the exons TTAAGAAAAGAAAGTTCTCTGGCAGAGTTGATGGATATTGAAGCTGATATGGTTCGCCAGATACGTGCTTTGGACAGTGACATGCAGACCTTGGTGTACGAGAACTATAATAAGTTCATATCAGCTACAG ATACCATTCGTAAAatgaaaaatgattttaaaaagatGGAGGATGAGATGGATGGACTGGCAGCTAACATGGCAGTAATCACCGAATTTAGTGCCAGCATCAGCAGTACCTTGCAGGAGAGACACCAACATATTACCAAGCTTAGTG GTGTGCACACCCTACTGCGTAAACTGCAGTTCCTGTTTGAACTCCCTGCTCGACTGAAAAAGTGCATTGAAATGGGTGCCTTTGCACAGGCTGTGTCATATCATACTAAAGCTAAAAGTGTGCTCCAGCAATACCAGCACATGCCTTCCTTCCATGGCATCCAAACTGATTGCCAGGCCATCATGGCGGGCTTGGCACATACACTGCGCCAAAGATTCAG GGATCCTTCTTCTTCCCCCCAGGACCTATCTGAATGTATTGAACTTCTCTTGAGTCTGGAGGAGCCAGCTCACCTGCTTTGTGATGAGTTTCTAGCTCATGGACGTGGACGCTTGGCTGCTCACCTCTCTGATCTAGAAGGGGCCAGTGACATTCTAGAATTTGTTGACCAGGGCTGTGGTGGTTTTATTAGTGACACCTGTCTCCTAGCAGCTTCTTACCAGAGTCTGTTTTGTAAAGAAGCGGGAAGCACAGCACAGATGGCTGAGCGGAAGCTTAccacattcctggatgagctcagcGAAGGCTACTTTCAGATAGTTGAGAAGCGGTTGCGAGAGGAAAAGAGTCCAGGAGACAACTCGCTCTTAGTCCGGGCACTGGACAGATTCCATAGACGGCTCCAGGCACCATCCAAATTGGTACCGGGGTGCAGTTTTAATCGGAGAGGAACAGAGATTGTGGTTAAAGCAGcacaggagcggctggctcaataCTTACAGGCTTTAAAAGAATTCTTCCAGGGTTGTATAACGGATGTTCGACAAGCACTTGCAGCTCCAAGAGTTCCTGGGAAAGAGGCTCCAGCATTGGGTGAACTACTAGCCATGCTCTCTGGGTCTGTTTTAAACCAGATTAAATCTGTTTTGGCCTCGGTGCACCTATTCACAGCTAAAGATGTCGCTTTCTCAGACAAACCATACTTTAAG GGTGAGTTCTGTAGTCAGGGTGTCCGGGAAGGACTTATTGTAGCTTTCATCAAGTCTGTGTGCCAGACAGCGCGGCACTTCTGTGACTCTCCAGGGGAGAAGAGTGCCAATACACCACCACTGCTCTTGTTGCTTCTCTCTCGGCTCTGCTTGGACTATGAGACCTCAACAATCAGCTACATACTGACCTTGACAGATGAACAGTTTCTGGGCCAG GACCACTCTCCAGTCACTCCTGTCAGTACGCTGTGCTTAATAGCTCGCTCCACTGCTCAGACCCTGCTCAACCAGTATGTGAAGTCTCAGGGTCTAGTTGTTTCTCAGATGCTGCGCAAGAGTGTTGAGACTCGCGACTGGGTGACCACCATCGAACCACGGAATGTCCGAGCAGTTATGAAGAGAGTAGTGGAAGATATTACCAGTGTCGATGTACAG GTTGGGTTACTGTATGAGGAAGGAGTGCGGAAAGCACATAGTAGTGATTCCAGTAAACGCACCTTCTCTGTGTATAGCAGCTCACGTCTGCAGGGAAGATATGCACAGAGCTACACTCCCAG TGCTCCCCTGGACACCAGCCTTCTGAGTAATATCCAGAAGTTATTCTCTGAGAGAATAGACATATTCAGCACTGTGCAGTTTAACAAG GTTTCTATACTTACCGGTATTATAAAAATCAGCCTTAAGACATTCCTGGAGTGTGTCCGTCTCCGCACATTTGGCCGATTCGGTCTGCAGCAAATACAAGTTGATTGTCACTACCTGCAGTTGTACTTGTGGCGATTTGTCAGCGATGAAAATCTAGTCCATTGCCTCTTAGATGAAGTGGTGtgcagtgcagcccatcggtgcctggATCCTGCGCCCATGGAGCAAAGTGTAATAGAGGTCATATGTGAGCGAGGCTAA